From one Mytilus galloprovincialis chromosome 13, xbMytGall1.hap1.1, whole genome shotgun sequence genomic stretch:
- the LOC143057730 gene encoding selenocysteine lyase-like, giving the protein MADEKKVYLDYNATTPLEPEVVAAITSSLTEAWGNPSSSHDAGVKAKKVIDEARCNVANMIGAKSSDIIFTSGGTEGNNMIIQTAVKYAYHEMSNGYPGGDNRDKLPHFITSNLEHDSVKLVLEHLAEEGTASVTFVPASSKTGQVDVDDVLSAIRPSTCMITVMMANNETGVIQPIKLISEKLRQINQSRKSLPKILLHTDAAQAIGKIEVDVEDLGVDYLTVVGHKFYGPRIGAIYVRNLGDKDVPLYPMLYGGGQERNYRPGTENTVMISGLGKAAELVVKNIICYKNHLSSIRDYLEIKLQEAFKDRIHLNGKFASSERLPNTCNVSILSDKLQGHKVLSNCRILQASIGAACHSQNRPSPILLAIGVPESVARNALRLSVGRETTKDDIDCVIQDLIQAVNQLENHTTET; this is encoded by the exons ATGGCAGACGAAAagaa ggTTTATTTAGATTACAATGCCACAACACCACTTGAACCAGAAGTTGTTGCAGCCATTACAAGCAGTCTGACTGAAGCATGGGGAAATCCCAGTAGTTCTCATGATGCTG GTGTAAAAGCCAAGAAAGTGATAGATGAAGCCAGATGCAATGTAGCCAACATGATAGGGGCTAAATCATCAG ATATCATCTTTACATCTGGTGGAACAGAG GGAAATAACATGATAATACAGACAGCAGTGAAGTATGCCTATCATGAGATGTCTAATGGCTACCCAGGGGGAGATAACCGTGACAAACTTCCACACTTTATTACATCAAATCTAGAACATGACTCGGTGAAACTGGTACTAGAACATCTGGCAGAAGAAGGAACAGCAA GTGTTACATTTGTACCTGCCTCCAGTAAGACAGGACAGGTAGATGTAGATGATGTGTTATCTGCAATCAGACCTTCCACATGTATGATTACTGTTATGATGGCTAATAATGAAACAGGTGTTATCCAG CCAATAAAACTGATATCAGAAAAGTTAAGACAAATTAATCAATCAAGGAAGAGTTTACCCAAGATATTACTTCACACTGATGCAGCCCAGGCTATCGGGAAAATAGAAGTGGATGTAGAAGATTTAGGTGTGGATTATTTAACTGTTGTTGGACATAAG TTTTATGGTCCCAGGATAGGAGCCATATATGTTAGAAACCTTGGTGATAAAGACGTTCCATTATACCCAATGTTATATGGTGGTGGACAAGAGAGAAATTATAGACCTGG AACAGAAAACACAGTAATGATATCTGGTTTGGGAAAG GCAGCTGAGCTTGTAGTAAAGAATATCATTTGTTACAAGAATCATTTATCTTCAATCAGAGATTACCTGGAAATCAAATTACAG GAAGCCTTCAAAGATAGGATCCATTTGAATGGTAAATTTGCCAGCAGTGAAAGACTACCAAATACTTGTAATGTTTCGATTCTGAGTGACAAATTACAGG gtcATAAAGTTTTATCAAACTGTAGAATTCTTCAAGCCAGTATTGGTGCTGCTTGCCATTCACAAAATAG ACCTTCACCTATTCTATTAGCTATAGGGGTTCCTGAATCAGTTGCTAGAAATGCATTGAGGTTGTCAGTGGGCAGAGAAACTACTAAAGATGACATTGATTGTGTGATACAGGACTTAATACAAGCTGTCAATCAACTAGAAAATCATACAACAGAGACATGa